One genomic segment of Rhinolophus sinicus isolate RSC01 linkage group LG11, ASM3656204v1, whole genome shotgun sequence includes these proteins:
- the VSTM1 gene encoding V-set and transmembrane domain-containing protein 1 isoform X1: protein MVWRTRVSGPNVSPHILGTKWAVGELRSPRSPFFLRTVKLKTDSWSVWKGRYGHRIPVSALPRETSQTVPQRLAQDSGYKKEQSSAGHDAEFLLTNLEPKNAGTYFCAYKITGSHEWSEKSEHLQLVVTDGHDGPGASSIKTDTRIIFVTTFSCLIIFLLFPSVFLIYRCTQHGSSHEESNKRTSHSKFPQQEASDLSGPERVSLSTEDPQEGTYADLNTKAPSEAASVPAEEPPGSCECATLTA from the exons ATGGTGTGGAGAACCAGAGTGTCAGGGCCAAACGTCTCCCCACACATCCTCGGGACAAAGTGGGCAGTTGGAGAGCTGAGATCACCCCGGTCTCCCTTCTTCCTTCGAACTGTGAAACTGAAGACAGACTCTTGGTCCGTGTGGAAGGGACGCTATGGTCATAGGATTCCTGTTTCTGCTTTGCCTCG AGAAACTTCCCAGACCGTCCCTCAGCGCCTTGCCCAG GATTCTGGGTACAAGAAGGAGCAGAGCTCAGCAGGGCACGATGCTGAATTCCTCCTCACGAACCTGGAGCCTAAGAACGCTGGAACTTACTTTTGTGCCTACAAGATAACAGGTTCCCACGAGTGGTCAGAGAAGAGTGAACACCTACAACTGGTGGTCACAG ATGGCCATGATGGACCTGGAGCTTCCTCAATAAAAACAG ACACCAGAATCATCTTTGTCACCACCTTCAGCTGCCTCAtcatctttctcctcttcccctctgtctTCCTCATCTACAGATGCACTCAGCATG GTTCATCACATGAAGAATCCAACAAGAG aaCCAGCCACTCCAAATTTCCCCAGCAAGAGGCTTCAG ATTTATCCGGGCCAGAAAGAGTATCCCTCTCG aCTGAAGATCCCCAGGAAGGGACCTATGCTGATCTAAACACGAAGGCACCATCTGAGGCAGCTTCTGTCCCCGCCGAGGAGCCCCCAGGGTCCTGTGAATGTGCAACGCTGACGGCGTAG
- the VSTM1 gene encoding V-set and transmembrane domain-containing protein 1 isoform X5 — translation MVIGFLFLLCLGLCLDYEHEQKNEKLPRPSLSALPRSVVERSSNVTLKCQCHVQNVTFMLGKLQDSGYKKEQSSAGHDAEFLLTNLEPKNAGTYFCAYKITGSHEWSEKSEHLQLVVTDGHDGPGASSIKTGSSHEESNKRTSHSKFPQQEASDLSGPERVSLSTEDPQEGTYADLNTKAPSEAASVPAEEPPGSCECATLTA, via the exons ATGGTCATAGGATTCCTGTTTCTGCTTTGCCTCG GACTGTGTCTGGACTATGAGCATGAGCAAAAGAACG AGAAACTTCCCAGACCGTCCCTCAGCGCCTTGCCCAGGTCAGTGGTTGAACGCAGTAGTAACGTGACCCTGAAGTGCCAATGTCACGTCCAGAATGTGACGTTCATGCTGGGGAAGTTGCAGGATTCTGGGTACAAGAAGGAGCAGAGCTCAGCAGGGCACGATGCTGAATTCCTCCTCACGAACCTGGAGCCTAAGAACGCTGGAACTTACTTTTGTGCCTACAAGATAACAGGTTCCCACGAGTGGTCAGAGAAGAGTGAACACCTACAACTGGTGGTCACAG ATGGCCATGATGGACCTGGAGCTTCCTCAATAAAAACAG GTTCATCACATGAAGAATCCAACAAGAG aaCCAGCCACTCCAAATTTCCCCAGCAAGAGGCTTCAG ATTTATCCGGGCCAGAAAGAGTATCCCTCTCG aCTGAAGATCCCCAGGAAGGGACCTATGCTGATCTAAACACGAAGGCACCATCTGAGGCAGCTTCTGTCCCCGCCGAGGAGCCCCCAGGGTCCTGTGAATGTGCAACGCTGACGGCGTAG
- the VSTM1 gene encoding V-set and transmembrane domain-containing protein 1 isoform X4, producing the protein MVWRTRVSGPNVSPHILGTKWAVGELRSPRSPFFLRTVKLKTDSWSVWKGRYGHRIPVSALPRETSQTVPQRLAQDSGYKKEQSSAGHDAEFLLTNLEPKNAGTYFCAYKITGSHEWSEKSEHLQLVVTDGHDGPGASSIKTGSSHEESNKRTSHSKFPQQEASDLSGPERVSLSTEDPQEGTYADLNTKAPSEAASVPAEEPPGSCECATLTA; encoded by the exons ATGGTGTGGAGAACCAGAGTGTCAGGGCCAAACGTCTCCCCACACATCCTCGGGACAAAGTGGGCAGTTGGAGAGCTGAGATCACCCCGGTCTCCCTTCTTCCTTCGAACTGTGAAACTGAAGACAGACTCTTGGTCCGTGTGGAAGGGACGCTATGGTCATAGGATTCCTGTTTCTGCTTTGCCTCG AGAAACTTCCCAGACCGTCCCTCAGCGCCTTGCCCAG GATTCTGGGTACAAGAAGGAGCAGAGCTCAGCAGGGCACGATGCTGAATTCCTCCTCACGAACCTGGAGCCTAAGAACGCTGGAACTTACTTTTGTGCCTACAAGATAACAGGTTCCCACGAGTGGTCAGAGAAGAGTGAACACCTACAACTGGTGGTCACAG ATGGCCATGATGGACCTGGAGCTTCCTCAATAAAAACAG GTTCATCACATGAAGAATCCAACAAGAG aaCCAGCCACTCCAAATTTCCCCAGCAAGAGGCTTCAG ATTTATCCGGGCCAGAAAGAGTATCCCTCTCG aCTGAAGATCCCCAGGAAGGGACCTATGCTGATCTAAACACGAAGGCACCATCTGAGGCAGCTTCTGTCCCCGCCGAGGAGCCCCCAGGGTCCTGTGAATGTGCAACGCTGACGGCGTAG
- the VSTM1 gene encoding V-set and transmembrane domain-containing protein 1 isoform X2 produces the protein MVIGFLFLLCLGLCLDYEHEQKNEKLPRPSLSALPRSVVERSSNVTLKCQCHVQNVTFMLGKLQDSGYKKEQSSAGHDAEFLLTNLEPKNAGTYFCAYKITGSHEWSEKSEHLQLVVTDGHDGPGASSIKTDTRIIFVTTFSCLIIFLLFPSVFLIYRCTQHGSSHEESNKRTSHSKFPQQEASDLSGPERVSLSTEDPQEGTYADLNTKAPSEAASVPAEEPPGSCECATLTA, from the exons ATGGTCATAGGATTCCTGTTTCTGCTTTGCCTCG GACTGTGTCTGGACTATGAGCATGAGCAAAAGAACG AGAAACTTCCCAGACCGTCCCTCAGCGCCTTGCCCAGGTCAGTGGTTGAACGCAGTAGTAACGTGACCCTGAAGTGCCAATGTCACGTCCAGAATGTGACGTTCATGCTGGGGAAGTTGCAGGATTCTGGGTACAAGAAGGAGCAGAGCTCAGCAGGGCACGATGCTGAATTCCTCCTCACGAACCTGGAGCCTAAGAACGCTGGAACTTACTTTTGTGCCTACAAGATAACAGGTTCCCACGAGTGGTCAGAGAAGAGTGAACACCTACAACTGGTGGTCACAG ATGGCCATGATGGACCTGGAGCTTCCTCAATAAAAACAG ACACCAGAATCATCTTTGTCACCACCTTCAGCTGCCTCAtcatctttctcctcttcccctctgtctTCCTCATCTACAGATGCACTCAGCATG GTTCATCACATGAAGAATCCAACAAGAG aaCCAGCCACTCCAAATTTCCCCAGCAAGAGGCTTCAG ATTTATCCGGGCCAGAAAGAGTATCCCTCTCG aCTGAAGATCCCCAGGAAGGGACCTATGCTGATCTAAACACGAAGGCACCATCTGAGGCAGCTTCTGTCCCCGCCGAGGAGCCCCCAGGGTCCTGTGAATGTGCAACGCTGACGGCGTAG
- the VSTM1 gene encoding V-set and transmembrane domain-containing protein 1 isoform X3, with translation MVIGFLFLLCLEKLPRPSLSALPRSVVERSSNVTLKCQCHVQNVTFMLGKLQDSGYKKEQSSAGHDAEFLLTNLEPKNAGTYFCAYKITGSHEWSEKSEHLQLVVTDGHDGPGASSIKTDTRIIFVTTFSCLIIFLLFPSVFLIYRCTQHGSSHEESNKRTSHSKFPQQEASDLSGPERVSLSTEDPQEGTYADLNTKAPSEAASVPAEEPPGSCECATLTA, from the exons ATGGTCATAGGATTCCTGTTTCTGCTTTGCCTCG AGAAACTTCCCAGACCGTCCCTCAGCGCCTTGCCCAGGTCAGTGGTTGAACGCAGTAGTAACGTGACCCTGAAGTGCCAATGTCACGTCCAGAATGTGACGTTCATGCTGGGGAAGTTGCAGGATTCTGGGTACAAGAAGGAGCAGAGCTCAGCAGGGCACGATGCTGAATTCCTCCTCACGAACCTGGAGCCTAAGAACGCTGGAACTTACTTTTGTGCCTACAAGATAACAGGTTCCCACGAGTGGTCAGAGAAGAGTGAACACCTACAACTGGTGGTCACAG ATGGCCATGATGGACCTGGAGCTTCCTCAATAAAAACAG ACACCAGAATCATCTTTGTCACCACCTTCAGCTGCCTCAtcatctttctcctcttcccctctgtctTCCTCATCTACAGATGCACTCAGCATG GTTCATCACATGAAGAATCCAACAAGAG aaCCAGCCACTCCAAATTTCCCCAGCAAGAGGCTTCAG ATTTATCCGGGCCAGAAAGAGTATCCCTCTCG aCTGAAGATCCCCAGGAAGGGACCTATGCTGATCTAAACACGAAGGCACCATCTGAGGCAGCTTCTGTCCCCGCCGAGGAGCCCCCAGGGTCCTGTGAATGTGCAACGCTGACGGCGTAG